A window from Prinia subflava isolate CZ2003 ecotype Zambia chromosome Z, Cam_Psub_1.2, whole genome shotgun sequence encodes these proteins:
- the LOC134564542 gene encoding E3 ubiquitin-protein ligase Topors-like, with protein sequence MSGNFSPKASTSKLPTDASPDSKCPICLDRFDNVAYLDRCLHRFCFRCVQEWSKNKAECPLCKQPFFSIFHTIRAEDDFKEYILSPLETSSFASPDGRRFRYRTTLTRERRARSSPSRRMLSPPDNGMLFEGLSAEPTRHRHREIEQMLRRLASRRKASAEGRSLRQIEEEDMINFRRALYRTGVRIRSIQDGGRYREISAEFFRRNPACLHRLVPWLKRELTVLFGAHGSLINIVQHIIMSNVTRYDLESQAFADDLKPFLLNRTEHFLHEFISFARCPFNLEAYDQHANYDCPAPSYEEGSHSESSIITISPDVAYPQGPDNSLSVPGLGQAPWDDETPGPSYSISEEVRATIACPLGSSESSDEDCAPGSQRTKLQSELQANADSNDSGSSSDNCVIVGYVKPLAERTPEVVELSSDSEESIKEEKKEDVKKQQPVQCHSWSDSEPSRSFSPHSPMYREDVGSCRR encoded by the exons ATGTCCGG CAATTTTTCGCCCAAAGCCAGCACCAGTAAGCTGCCGACAGATGCGTCTCCCGACTCCAAATGCCCCATCTGCCTGGATAGATTTGACAATGTTGCGTATCTGGACCGCTGCTTGCACAGGTTCTGCTTCCGCTGTGTCCAAGAATGGTCAAAAAACAAGGCAGAGTGCCCGCTCTGCAAGCAGccctttttctccattttccataCAATCCGTGCTGAAGATGACTTTAAGGAGTACATCCTGAGCCCTTTAGAAACCAGCTCTTTTGCCAGCCCCGACGGCCGGAGGTTTCGTTACCGCACTACCTTAACGAGGGAGCGCCGCGCGCGCAGCTCCCCTTCGCGCAGGATGCTGTCCCCTCCAGATAACGGGATGCTGTTTGAAGGGCTGTCCGCTGAGCCAACGcgacacagacacagagagatTGAGCAGATGCTCAGGAGGCTGGCCTCGAGGAGGAAGGCCAGCGCAGAGGGCAGATCTCTGCGGCAGATTGAGGAGGAGGACATGATCAACTTCCGCAGGGCTCTGTACCGCACCGGCGTGCGCATCCGCAGCATTCAGGACGGCGGGCGGTACCGAGAGATTTCGGCAGAGTTCTTCCGCCGCAACCCGGCTTGCCTTCACCGCTTGGTTCCTTGGCTGAAGAGAGAACTGACGGTCCTGTTTGGAGCGCACGGATCTCTGATCAATATTGTGCAGCACATAATCATGAGTAACGTCACTAGGTATGATCTGGAAAGCCAGGCTTTTGCTGATGATTTGAAGCCGTTTTTGCTGAATCGGACAGAACACTTCCTGCACGAATTCATCAGTTTTGCTCGTTGTCCTTTTAACTTAGAGGCGTATGACCAACATGCCAATTATGACTGTCCTGCGCCGTCGTACGAGGAAGGAAGCCACTCAGAGTCATCAATTATTACAATATCGCCAGATGTGGCGTACCCTCAAGGGCCAGATAATAGTTTGTCTGTTCCTGGTCTGGGTCAGGCCCCCTGGGATGATGAAACTCCCGGGCCTTCCTATTCCATTTCAGAAGAGGTTCGTGCAACCATAGCTTGTCCTCTGGGGTCATCAGAAAGTTCAGATGAGGACTGTGCTCCAGGGAGTCAAAGAACTAAATTGCAGAGTGAGTTACAGGCTAATGCTGACTCAAATGACAGTGGCTCCTCCTCAGACAATTGTGTCATTGTTGGGTATGTTAAGCCGTTAGCTGAGAGGACACCTGAAGTGGTTGAGCTGTCCTCTGACTCTGAGGAGTCCatcaaggaggagaaaaaggaagatgtCAAGAAACAGCAACCAGTCCAGTGTCACAGCTGGAGTGACAGTGAACCAAGCAGGAGTTTCTCACCCCATTCCCCAATGTATAGGGAGGATGTAGGAAGTTGTAGAAGATAA